The proteins below are encoded in one region of Akkermansiaceae bacterium:
- a CDS encoding DUF58 domain-containing protein → MPIHALGPIFQVRGIIFVILGISCLWAFFRKATVKATRDLPRLATAGETLHYRVNVRNTGKKALAGTNLIEMAPDNRPGFQLFSRSHEPGEETRNIFDRTLAYYRWEWLQKNLTPFTNQASPPVPRLRPGEEAHLMLSLTPKKRGVIILKDLRLCLPDPFGVFQRCRKVESSRDKLIVLPHRYRLPLLDIPGSARFQLGGEAASSAIGQSGDFTSVREYRPGDPLRHIHWKSWARTGKPIVKEYEDVFFPRYGLVLDTFARAEQSDLFEEAVSVAASFAASIDTRETLLDLMFIRDEAFVFSAGRGEERIDKMLEVLAGVNCEPTADFEALQKLVLRYRDDLTACICIFTGWCEQRRDTVTRLHRSGMELKIISVCSNLEETGKLHQRYPSPAPVHWLRSGRVQQDLMSRTS, encoded by the coding sequence ATGCCCATTCATGCACTGGGCCCTATTTTTCAAGTGCGGGGTATCATTTTTGTTATCCTGGGCATCAGCTGCCTGTGGGCGTTTTTCCGCAAAGCCACGGTCAAAGCAACACGGGATCTGCCCCGGCTTGCCACGGCAGGTGAGACCTTGCACTACCGCGTCAATGTCCGGAATACCGGAAAAAAGGCACTCGCCGGAACCAACCTGATAGAGATGGCACCGGACAACCGACCCGGCTTCCAACTCTTCAGTCGATCCCATGAGCCGGGTGAAGAAACCAGGAACATCTTCGACCGCACCCTGGCATACTATCGGTGGGAGTGGCTACAAAAGAACCTGACTCCCTTCACCAACCAAGCCTCCCCACCCGTCCCCCGACTACGACCGGGCGAGGAAGCCCACCTGATGTTGTCACTCACTCCCAAAAAGCGAGGGGTCATCATCCTCAAGGACCTCCGCCTCTGCCTGCCCGATCCCTTCGGCGTGTTCCAGCGCTGCCGCAAGGTGGAATCAAGTCGTGACAAACTCATTGTGCTCCCGCACCGCTACCGTTTACCACTGCTGGACATCCCCGGGAGTGCCCGCTTCCAGCTGGGTGGTGAAGCCGCCTCCAGCGCCATCGGTCAGTCGGGCGATTTCACCAGCGTCCGGGAATACCGCCCCGGCGACCCGCTCCGACACATCCATTGGAAAAGCTGGGCGCGCACAGGCAAACCGATCGTCAAGGAATACGAAGACGTGTTTTTCCCCCGCTACGGACTGGTTCTCGACACCTTCGCCCGTGCCGAACAGTCGGACCTTTTTGAAGAAGCCGTGTCGGTGGCCGCCTCGTTTGCGGCCAGCATCGACACCCGGGAAACACTGCTGGACCTGATGTTTATCCGCGACGAGGCCTTTGTGTTCAGTGCGGGTCGCGGTGAGGAACGCATCGATAAAATGCTGGAGGTCCTTGCTGGTGTGAACTGTGAACCCACCGCCGACTTTGAGGCACTGCAAAAACTGGTTCTCCGGTATCGTGATGACCTGACTGCCTGTATTTGTATTTTCACAGGGTGGTGCGAACAGCGGCGCGATACCGTCACCCGGCTGCACCGCTCAGGCATGGAGTTGAAAATCATTTCCGTATGCAGTAATCTTGAGGAAACCGGAAAACTGCACCAACGCTATCCCTCACCGGCTCCCGTGCACTGGTTAAGATCCGGTCGCGTGCAACAAGACCTCATGAGCCGGACGTCATAA
- a CDS encoding MoxR family ATPase yields MSPLETAQLLETSVSSIIKGQEKTIRNVLACMVSGGHVLLEDNPGTGKTTLAKAIAGSIGGAKFSRIQFTPDLLPSDILGVSILNQQTSEFRFHPGPVFTDILLADEINRASPRTQSALLESMAERQATIEGKRHDLDGLFFVIATQNPVEFRGTYPLPEAQMDRFTMQCALGYVSPEQESRILADQNKGHPLDHLKPAVTLEDIKALSAAVSNIRISEELRNYIVALSNATRSIEEVHLSASPRASLSLMKLAQALSLFEGRDFVTPETIQELAPDVIAHRLVVSPEAKFNGLTSRAIVETILEQTPVPV; encoded by the coding sequence ATGTCACCCTTGGAAACCGCACAACTCCTGGAAACCTCCGTCTCCAGCATTATCAAAGGACAGGAAAAAACGATCCGCAACGTCCTCGCCTGCATGGTCTCCGGCGGGCATGTCCTGTTAGAAGACAATCCGGGGACGGGAAAGACGACACTGGCCAAGGCAATCGCCGGCTCGATTGGTGGTGCGAAGTTCAGTCGTATCCAGTTCACCCCCGACCTGCTGCCGTCGGACATCCTGGGTGTTTCCATCCTCAACCAGCAGACCAGTGAGTTTCGCTTTCACCCCGGACCTGTGTTTACCGATATTCTGCTGGCGGATGAAATCAACCGCGCCTCGCCGCGGACCCAGAGCGCGTTGTTGGAGTCCATGGCTGAAAGACAAGCCACCATCGAGGGTAAACGCCACGATCTGGACGGCTTGTTTTTTGTCATCGCCACCCAAAACCCCGTGGAGTTCCGGGGCACCTACCCGCTGCCAGAGGCACAGATGGACCGTTTCACCATGCAATGCGCACTCGGTTACGTCAGTCCCGAACAAGAATCCCGTATTCTAGCCGACCAGAACAAGGGCCATCCACTCGATCACCTGAAACCGGCGGTCACACTTGAAGACATCAAGGCCTTGTCCGCAGCTGTATCCAATATTCGGATCAGCGAGGAGCTCAGGAATTATATTGTGGCACTCAGCAATGCCACGCGCAGCATCGAGGAAGTCCATCTATCAGCCAGCCCAAGGGCGTCCCTGTCGTTGATGAAACTCGCGCAAGCCTTGTCGCTGTTCGAAGGCCGGGACTTTGTCACCCCTGAAACAATCCAGGAGCTCGCCCCCGATGTCATCGCCCACCGCCTTGTCGTTTCACCGGAAGCCAAATTCAACGGACTGACTAGCAGGGCCATCGTTGAAACCATTCTCGAGCAAACTCCCGTACCCGTTTAA
- the nuoB gene encoding NADH-quinone oxidoreductase subunit NuoB produces the protein MVHSTDHSADTAESARSVLAHAAYDSKIEGNVIFTRVDAAINWMRKNSLWPMPMGLACCAIELMATASSRFDISRFGAEVMRFSPRQSDVMIVAGTVTYKMALTVKRVWDQMPDPKWCIAMGACASSGGMYRSYAVLQGIDQLLPVDVYISGCPPRPEALIEGLMKLQQKIDGEQSTRDLKADPEAKSSCPG, from the coding sequence ATGGTACATTCTACCGATCATTCTGCTGACACCGCCGAATCCGCACGCTCTGTTCTCGCGCATGCCGCCTACGATTCCAAAATCGAGGGAAACGTGATCTTTACCCGTGTGGATGCCGCCATTAACTGGATGCGGAAGAATTCCCTCTGGCCGATGCCGATGGGGCTGGCCTGCTGCGCGATCGAGCTGATGGCCACCGCGTCATCCCGCTTCGATATATCCCGCTTTGGCGCTGAGGTGATGCGTTTTTCTCCCCGTCAAAGCGATGTGATGATCGTTGCCGGCACGGTGACCTACAAGATGGCGCTGACCGTCAAACGCGTCTGGGACCAGATGCCTGACCCCAAATGGTGTATCGCCATGGGTGCCTGTGCTTCGAGCGGTGGCATGTATCGCAGCTACGCCGTGCTCCAGGGCATCGACCAGTTGCTGCCGGTGGACGTCTATATCTCCGGTTGCCCACCACGCCCTGAGGCATTGATCGAGGGTTTGATGAAACTGCAGCAAAAAATCGACGGTGAACAATCGACCCGTGACCTCAAAGCCGATCCCGAGGCAAAATCCTCCTGCCCAGGCTAA
- a CDS encoding NADH-quinone oxidoreductase subunit C has product MNAQEAARQVLEKFPSSTSLEFRGEHSVTVKLDELRAVMEFCREEMKLNFLLDASSVDNMGTEPRFEMVYELAKVDDSVHLRVKAPVPEGEEVPTVSDLWATADWHEREVYDMMGIRFAGHPDLRRILMWEGYPYHPLRKEFPLAGKPSEMPDVASSGVAPLADGPFVTSAGAGSRVKAEPRSRA; this is encoded by the coding sequence ATGAACGCGCAAGAAGCAGCCCGGCAAGTCCTGGAAAAATTCCCATCCTCCACCAGCCTCGAATTCCGGGGTGAGCACAGCGTGACGGTCAAGCTCGACGAGCTGCGTGCCGTGATGGAGTTCTGCCGGGAGGAGATGAAGCTTAATTTTCTGCTCGATGCCTCCAGTGTCGATAACATGGGCACTGAGCCGAGGTTTGAAATGGTCTATGAACTTGCGAAGGTGGACGACTCCGTGCATCTCCGCGTCAAGGCACCCGTCCCTGAAGGGGAGGAAGTGCCCACGGTCAGCGACCTCTGGGCAACGGCCGATTGGCATGAGCGTGAGGTCTACGATATGATGGGGATTCGCTTTGCGGGCCACCCTGACCTGCGGCGTATCCTGATGTGGGAGGGCTACCCTTACCACCCGCTGCGCAAGGAGTTTCCGCTGGCCGGAAAACCAAGCGAGATGCCCGATGTGGCAAGCTCAGGTGTGGCACCACTGGCCGATGGTCCGTTTGTGACCAGTGCCGGTGCAGGCTCGCGCGTCAAGGCCGAGCCAAGGTCCAGAGCCTGA
- a CDS encoding rhomboid family intramembrane serine protease, translated as MPSQNRQPSSFPALFPRMQVHLPGMDVMTGLALVLVLIHLFLERAGGPSEAPWYYLNFGLSWDGFSHGKIWQLASYGFLHGDWFHLLVNILMLWLIGGRVIHILGHRWCFKIIVIGMLAGGVVHLLTGLLMLRTGYHESQLIGISGACLALLLTLTTLSPDSRMWPVPISGKTLGLGIMLAELLLWLMQPGLGLPFFSSMGEMIIAWSGGDDSIFRISHGCHLGGALAGWLLARRLLAPTPSLESLRQMRDKREKDRKLEDHG; from the coding sequence ATGCCCTCGCAAAACCGTCAACCCTCCTCTTTCCCTGCACTGTTCCCGCGCATGCAGGTGCATCTTCCGGGTATGGATGTGATGACGGGCTTGGCACTGGTGCTGGTATTGATTCATCTGTTTTTGGAGCGGGCGGGCGGGCCGTCGGAGGCACCTTGGTACTATCTTAATTTCGGTCTGTCGTGGGACGGGTTTTCCCATGGCAAGATCTGGCAGTTAGCCAGTTATGGTTTCTTGCATGGCGATTGGTTTCACCTGCTGGTCAACATCCTGATGCTGTGGCTTATAGGGGGGCGTGTGATACATATCCTGGGTCACCGGTGGTGTTTTAAAATCATCGTCATTGGCATGCTCGCCGGCGGGGTGGTTCATTTGCTGACCGGGTTGTTGATGCTGCGGACGGGATACCACGAAAGCCAGTTGATCGGCATCTCGGGCGCCTGTTTGGCGTTGCTGCTGACGCTGACCACGCTGTCGCCTGATTCCCGGATGTGGCCTGTACCGATCAGCGGCAAGACCCTTGGCCTCGGTATCATGCTGGCCGAGTTGCTGCTTTGGCTGATGCAGCCAGGCCTTGGGCTGCCATTTTTCTCAAGCATGGGCGAAATGATCATTGCATGGAGTGGCGGTGATGACTCTATTTTCCGGATCAGTCACGGCTGCCACCTTGGCGGGGCTTTGGCCGGCTGGTTACTTGCCCGCCGGTTGTTGGCTCCGACGCCAAGTCTGGAAAGCCTCCGGCAAATGCGCGACAAGCGGGAAAAAGACCGCAAGCTGGAAGACCACGGTTGA
- a CDS encoding redoxin domain-containing protein codes for MSIQVGDKAPNFNLVTLTAEGPQTVQLSDLVGASNIVLLFVPMAFTGVCTEEFCAITKGLSVYDQLDAKVIGISGDNPFAQAAWAEKEGIGITLLSDYEHTATQAYGVAYESFLPEKNLIMGGVPKRSAFVVDKAGVVQYAEVNDNPGDLPDFDAIQACLKAL; via the coding sequence ATGAGTATTCAAGTCGGAGACAAAGCCCCTAATTTCAACCTCGTCACCCTCACCGCCGAGGGCCCGCAGACCGTTCAGCTGAGCGATCTCGTCGGTGCATCCAACATCGTCCTCCTTTTTGTGCCCATGGCATTCACCGGAGTATGCACCGAGGAGTTCTGTGCCATCACCAAAGGCCTCTCTGTTTACGACCAACTTGATGCCAAAGTCATCGGTATTTCCGGTGACAACCCGTTTGCCCAGGCTGCATGGGCGGAAAAAGAGGGTATCGGCATCACCCTTCTGAGCGACTACGAGCATACCGCTACGCAAGCCTATGGCGTGGCATACGAGTCCTTCCTTCCTGAGAAAAACCTGATCATGGGTGGTGTGCCCAAGCGTTCCGCCTTTGTTGTCGATAAAGCCGGCGTCGTCCAATATGCCGAGGTCAACGACAACCCGGGTGACCTCCCTGACTTCGACGCCATCCAAGCGTGTCTGAAGGCACTCTAA
- a CDS encoding alpha/beta fold hydrolase, producing the protein MIWALHGAVGMAADWRAFGASLSAEIGGLRRLDLWRFLDCCPMPLEKFGDTLAGEIKRVDPEPILVGYSMGGRLALHALLAQPELWKAAVIISAHPGLADESERMDRQKKDAEWSALALKADWSDFLDRWNAQGVLGGAGELPDRTRLKSRRASVARSFIDWSLGAQADLLPRFDKITCPVLWMTGERDSKFTGIAEAAVPHLPQGKHVVVPDCGHRVPWENAPGFTRHCVEFMGDRS; encoded by the coding sequence ATGATCTGGGCTCTGCACGGAGCCGTCGGAATGGCGGCGGACTGGCGCGCGTTTGGTGCCAGTCTGTCCGCCGAAATCGGTGGCCTGCGCCGACTCGACCTCTGGCGCTTTCTGGATTGCTGCCCGATGCCGTTGGAAAAATTCGGCGACACCCTGGCGGGGGAAATCAAACGAGTCGACCCGGAGCCGATACTTGTCGGTTACTCCATGGGGGGCAGGCTCGCGCTGCACGCATTGTTAGCCCAGCCGGAGCTCTGGAAAGCGGCGGTCATTATCTCGGCTCACCCCGGTTTGGCGGATGAATCCGAACGGATGGACCGGCAAAAAAAAGACGCCGAGTGGTCAGCGCTTGCACTGAAGGCTGACTGGTCCGATTTCCTGGATCGATGGAATGCGCAGGGGGTGTTAGGGGGGGCTGGTGAGTTGCCCGACCGCACAAGGCTCAAAAGCCGCCGGGCATCTGTCGCCCGGTCGTTCATCGACTGGTCACTCGGCGCGCAGGCCGACCTCCTGCCTCGGTTCGATAAAATCACCTGCCCGGTTTTGTGGATGACCGGGGAGCGGGACAGCAAGTTTACCGGGATCGCAGAGGCCGCCGTCCCTCATTTGCCACAGGGCAAACACGTGGTAGTCCCCGACTGCGGGCACCGGGTTCCATGGGAAAATGCCCCCGGTTTCACACGCCACTGCGTGGAATTTATGGGTGATAGATCATGA